The following are encoded in a window of Haloarcula halophila genomic DNA:
- a CDS encoding SDR family NAD(P)-dependent oxidoreductase: MAKTVLITGASAAVGSATAEAFLADDWTVWATAPDEEAIADLAEQGCTTAELDVTNARECERVVEDLIEETGRLDCLVNAASISRFGAVEDISTEQLHEQFDVAVYGPHRLIREALPHMRARENGTVVNVSSITGRLSTPGRGADAAAKSALEGVSDALRVEADSFGVDVVVVEPGPIRDGEEPAEAEPESASGAYDWLYRAREDSRLTGVQDALGVTPGTVALAVRDAANNSDPEPRYPVGEGAKLLLFAEYVPERWRDTAFGLLRQLMG, translated from the coding sequence ATGGCGAAGACGGTGCTGATCACGGGTGCGTCCGCGGCAGTGGGGTCGGCGACAGCCGAGGCGTTCCTGGCCGACGACTGGACAGTGTGGGCGACTGCCCCCGACGAGGAGGCGATCGCCGACCTGGCCGAACAGGGCTGTACCACGGCGGAACTAGACGTGACGAACGCCCGCGAGTGCGAACGGGTCGTCGAGGACCTGATCGAGGAGACCGGCCGACTGGACTGTCTGGTCAACGCGGCTTCGATCTCCCGGTTCGGCGCTGTCGAGGATATCTCGACCGAACAACTCCACGAGCAGTTCGACGTCGCCGTCTACGGACCACACAGACTGATTCGGGAAGCGTTGCCCCACATGCGGGCTCGCGAGAACGGGACCGTCGTCAACGTCTCCAGCATCACGGGCCGGCTCTCGACGCCCGGTCGCGGTGCCGACGCCGCGGCGAAGTCCGCGCTCGAAGGGGTGAGCGACGCACTGCGCGTCGAGGCGGACTCGTTCGGCGTCGACGTCGTCGTGGTCGAACCCGGGCCGATCCGGGACGGCGAGGAACCGGCCGAAGCGGAACCCGAGAGCGCGAGCGGCGCCTACGACTGGCTCTACCGGGCACGCGAGGACTCCCGACTGACCGGCGTCCAGGACGCGTTGGGCGTCACTCCCGGAACCGTCGCGCTCGCCGTCCGGGACGCGGCCAACAACAGCGACCCGGAACCGCGCTACCCCGTCGGCGAGGGTGCGAAACTCCTTTTGTTCGCCGAGTACGTCCCCGAGCGGTGGCGCGACACCGCTTTCGGTCTGCTCCGGCAGTTGATGGGTTAG
- a CDS encoding DUF7563 family protein, with product MPECQNCGEFVTEQYVRVFTPEATEAHGPRVCPNCEDKLRDGAEVREARSSRQ from the coding sequence ATGCCCGAGTGTCAGAATTGCGGTGAATTCGTGACGGAGCAGTACGTACGGGTGTTCACACCCGAGGCAACCGAGGCTCACGGGCCACGCGTCTGCCCCAACTGCGAGGACAAACTCCGGGACGGTGCCGAAGTCCGCGAAGCCCGCTCCTCCAGGCAATAA
- a CDS encoding ArsA family ATPase, producing the protein MDHELDVEAVDRIDAPTGVDAAEYVLYGGKGGVGKTTCAAATALASARDDTATLVVSTDPAHSLSDTLETDIPATPTRIREEIPLYAAEIDPEAAVGEGPLGMDDDALGGLGQMLGGDGPMGGAGQMGGEAGAGEDVLGDEGGLLGGSMPGADEAAAMRLLLDYVDDDRFDRVVIDTAPTGHTLRLLELPETMDSMVGKILQMRERFSGMLGNLTGMFGDDEEVDAEQGIEDLRELSDRIEHLRSILRDPTRTDFRIVMVPEELSVVESERLLGRLGEYGVPVSTVVVNRVMQDPSEVLGEAVDIPGPNHAECSFCARRWEVQQRALARSQELFQGHDVRRIPLFAEEVRGERLLNVVGACLD; encoded by the coding sequence ATGGACCACGAACTCGATGTCGAAGCTGTCGATCGTATCGACGCGCCGACCGGCGTCGACGCCGCCGAGTACGTCCTCTACGGCGGCAAGGGCGGCGTCGGGAAGACGACCTGTGCGGCGGCCACGGCACTGGCGTCTGCCCGGGACGACACCGCGACACTCGTCGTCTCGACGGACCCCGCACACTCCCTCTCTGATACGTTAGAGACAGATATCCCGGCGACGCCGACCCGCATCCGCGAGGAGATCCCGCTGTACGCCGCCGAGATCGACCCCGAAGCGGCCGTCGGCGAGGGGCCACTCGGGATGGACGACGACGCGCTGGGTGGCCTCGGCCAGATGCTTGGCGGCGACGGGCCGATGGGTGGTGCCGGCCAGATGGGCGGTGAGGCCGGAGCGGGCGAAGACGTGCTCGGCGACGAGGGCGGCCTACTCGGCGGATCGATGCCCGGAGCCGACGAGGCTGCGGCGATGCGACTGCTGCTCGATTACGTCGACGACGACCGCTTCGATCGGGTGGTCATCGACACCGCACCGACCGGCCACACGCTCCGACTGCTCGAACTCCCCGAGACGATGGACTCGATGGTCGGGAAGATCCTCCAGATGCGCGAGCGGTTCTCGGGCATGCTCGGGAACCTCACCGGGATGTTCGGCGACGACGAGGAGGTCGACGCCGAGCAGGGGATCGAGGACCTCCGGGAACTGAGCGACCGGATCGAACACTTGCGGAGCATCCTCCGTGACCCGACACGGACGGACTTCCGCATCGTGATGGTTCCCGAAGAACTCTCGGTCGTCGAGTCCGAACGGTTGCTCGGTCGGCTCGGTGAGTACGGCGTCCCCGTCAGCACTGTCGTGGTCAACCGCGTGATGCAGGACCCAAGCGAGGTGCTCGGCGAAGCGGTCGACATCCCCGGGCCGAACCACGCGGAGTGTTCGTTCTGTGCGCGCCGCTGGGAGGTCCAACAGCGCGCCCTCGCCCGGTCACAGGAACTGTTCCAGGGCCACGACGTCCGTCGGATCCCGCTGTTCGCCGAGGAGGTCCGCGGCGAACGCCTGTTGAACGTCGTCGGGGCCTGTCTGGACTAA